The Photobacterium sanguinicancri genome includes the window GTATTTACCCCGAATAACGCGCCCGTCTTAGCACCAAACTCCAGTTTCTATACTGAGTTTGAAATTAATACCACAGCTTTTTCATTTCATGATGACGGTATTAACGACGCTTTCCTTAGCTCGACTATCGAACAGACGCAGTTAGTCCCCATTCCAGTTGAAGTCACAACCGTGGATTTGGGAGCGTCACCCGTTGAACGCTACACTACGCCACTACAACCAGCAAAAGACATCAACATCATCCCAGTGCCTGCGCTGTTAACCCCGCTTTCTGGGCAATTTACCCTGTCAGCGGCGACAATCATTGCACAAGCCGATCCACTCGCAGAAAGTGCTATCCGTTGGCTGCAATCCGAACTGGAGCTGCATTTCTCACTCCAATTAACCTTACAACGCAATGGTCATGTTCATTATCAGTTAAGCGAAAAAATCGAGCGAGATGGCTACCATATCTTAATTGAAGAAGATCATATTTGGGTACAAGCCAGCACTGCTGCAGGGTTTACTCACGCAACGGCAAGCTTACTGCAGTTGATCCCTTTAGATGCAGACTCCCAAAATAGTTATACGATTCCGATGGTCGAAATCACCGACCAACCTCACCATAACTATCGTGGCATGATGTTAGATTGTGCTCGCCATTTTCATCCGATGGTGCGTCTGAAATCTTTTATTAACCAATTAGCGCGCTACAAATTCAATGTTTTCCATTGGCATTTAACCGATGATGAAGGCTGGCGAATCGAGATCGATGCTTACCCAGAGTTAACATCTATAGGTGCATGGCGTGGTCCCAATGAAGTACTTGAACCTCAATACACTCATTTAACTCAACGTTACGGCGGCTATTACAGCAAAGTTGAGATCCGAGAACTGATCCAATATGCGAGCGATCGCGGGATCACCATTATCCCGGAAATTGATATCCCAGGGCATTGCCGTGCAGCGATAAAATCATTACCCCACTTGCTATTGGATCCTCAAGATCAATCGCAATATAGCGGCGCTCAGAATTACACCGATAATATTTTATCTGCTGCTTTACCCGGTACTTACCAATTTATTGCTACGGTCTTAGGGGAAGTAGCCGAACTCTTCCCTGCTCCTTATGTTCATATTGGCGGCGATGAAGTCCCTGCGGGAGCATGGGAAAAAAGTGATGCATGCCAAACCTTTATGGCTGAGCATAACTACCAACAAACCATGGAATTACAAAGCCATATTTTACGATTTGCCGATGAAATATTACGTACGAAAGGCAAACGTATGATGGGCTGGGAAGAGGTAACCAAAGGCGGAGAGATTGATAACAATACCGTTATTTATTCTTGGTTAAGTGAAGACGCGGGGCTCGCATCCGCTAAAAAAGATTTCGACGTCATCATGCAACCGGCACAATTTACCTACTTAGATCTTGTTCAAGGCTACTCGCCTGATGAGATGGGCGTTGATTGGGCTGGTAAGTTACCGCTCGACAAAGTCTATAGCTACCACCCACTCGCAAACCTCGCGACGAATGATCCTATCCATCACAAAATCATGGGGATCCAAGGAGCGTTATGGTGCGAGCGCATAGATACCCAGCAACGTTTTGACCACATGATCTACCCACGATTATTGGCCTTAGCTGAGGTTTGCTGGAGCCAACCTAATTTACGACACTGGGACGACTTTACTGCTCGTCTTAATGGTCAACTTCAATATTTAAATAAGGCCGGTATTCAATACCGCCACTGTGAATAACACAGCATCGAACAGTAAAAGGATAGTTACAAATGAAATACGGCTATTTTGATAACGACAATCGTGAATATGTTATTACTCGACCAGATGTTCCAGCGCCTTGGACTAACTATCTAGGAACTGAAAAGTTCTGCACGGTAATCTCTCACAATGCAGGCGGTTACTCGTTCTACAATTCTCCAGAATATAATCGTGTGACTAAATTCCGTCCCAATGGCACGTTCGACCGTCCTGGGCACTATGTATATCTTCGTGATGATGAGACGGGCGACTACTGGTCAATCTCATGGCAACCCGTTGCAAAAAGTTTAGAAGAAGCATCATACGAAGTTCGCCACGGTTTATCATATTCAACATTCAAATGTGACTACAACGGCATCAAAGCACAAAAGACCTTATTTGTGCCTAAAGGCGAAGACGCCGAGATTTGGGACGTTGTCCTGAAAAATGACAGCGATAAACCTCGTACTATCAGTGCATTCTCATTTGTAGAGTTTTCATTTAGCCACATTGAGTCAGATAACCAAAACCACCAAATGAGCCTTTACTCTGCGGGTACGGCTTATCAACAAGGTGTGATTGAATATGACCTGTATTACAACACCAATGATTTTGAAGGCTTCTACTACTTAGCATCAACATTCGACCCAGATAGCTACGATGGTCAACGCGATAGCTTCCTTGGCTTGTACCGTGACGAGTCAAACCCTATTGCGGTAGAGCAAGGCCAATGCAGTAACAGTGCGCAAACTTGTTACAACCACTGTGGCTCTCTCCACAAACAATTCGTGATTCAACCTGGGGAAGAAGTTCGTTTCGTTTACATTCTAGGTTTAGGTAAAGGCAACGGTGCAAGACTGCGCGAGAAATACCAAGATCTCGCCAATGTCGATACTGCTTTTGCTGAAATAAAAGCACATTGGGATGAGCGCTGCGCTAAATTCCAAGTGAAATCACCTAACGAAGGTTTAGACACCATGTTAAATACATGGACACTTTACCAAGCAGAAACCTGTGTAGTTTGGTCTCGCTTTGCTTCATTCATCGAAGTGGGTGGACGTACGGGCCTAGGCTATCGCGATACAGCACAAGATGCGATGGCGGTACCACACTCAAACCCACAGATGACGAAAAAGCGCCTAGTGGATCTGCTGCGTGGTCAAGTGAAAGCGGGCTATGGTTTGCACCTGTTTGATCCTGATTGGTTCGATCCTGAAAAAGCAGATGTAGAGCCATCAAAGTCACCAACCGTAGTTCCAACACCAAGTGATGAAGATAAAATCCATGGTATTGATGATACCTGTTCCGATGATCACTTATGGCTAGTACCAACCATTTGTAAGTACGTGATGGAGACAGGCGAAACCGAGTTCTTCGACCAAGTGATTCCTTATGCTGACGGCGGCGAAGCGACGGTTTACGAACACATGAAAGCCGCTCTTGATTTCACCGCGGAACATGTTGGTCGTACCGGTATCGCAAAAGGCCTTCGTGCTGACTGGAATGACTGTCTAAACTTAGGCGGTGGTGAATCCTCCATGGTCGCATTCCTCCATTACTGGGCAATCACAGAGTTTGTTGAACTCGCTAAATTCTTAGGTAAAGATGACGATATAGCGCGCTACCAAGATATGGCTGGCGGTGTTAAGCACGCATGTGAAAGTCACTTATGGGATGAAGATGGTGGCTGGTACATTCGTGGTATCACCAAAAATGGCGATAAAGTCGGTACTAACGAACAGACCGAAGGCAAGGTTCACCTTGAATCTAATACCTGGGCAGTGGTTTCAGGTGCCGTTACACAAGAACGTGGCGAAAAAGCCATGAATGCTGTCGATGAATATCTATACTCCGACTACGGTTTACATCTCAATGCCCCATCCTTTGCTACCCCAAATGACGATATTGGTTTTGTTACTCGCGTATACCAAGGTGTTAAAGAGAATGGCGCTATCTTCTCCCACCCTAACCCATGGGCATGGGTAGCTGAAGCTAAGCTAGGGCGCGGCGATCAAGCAATGAAATTCTACGATGCGCTGAATCCATATAACCAAAATGACATGATTGAAACTCGCATCACAGAGCCCTATTCGTACGTGCAGTTCATCATGGGCCGAGACCATCAAGATCATGGTCGAGCCAACCACCCATGGTTAACAGGTACTTCAGGCTGGGCTTACATTGCAGCAACGAATTATATTCTCGGTGTTCGCTTAAGTTTTGATGGCTTAATTGTTGACCCATGTATTCCAACAGCATGGCCAGGCTTTGAAGTCACTCGTCAGTGGCGTGGAGCAACATTCAATATCACGGTCGAAAACCCAACGAATGTAAGTAAAGGCGTTGCCTCTATGACACTCAATGGTGAAGCCATTACAGGTGCAATCCCAGCACAAGCAGAAGGTTCGGTTAATACCGTAACAGTAGTACTAGGCTAATAATTTTTAGGGGAGATTTTCTCCCCTTATTTTAAGATTGAGAGAAATAGGAGTTCCACATGATCAAGTTTGGAACAGGCGGCTGGCGCGCCCTTATCGGTGAAGAATTTACTCGAGATAATGTCAGATTAGTGGCTCAGGCCCTCGCTAATATTATGATGACGGAACAAGTACAAGAAAATGGATTTGTGATTGGCTACGATCGTCGCTTTTTATCAGATAAAGCTGCTGCATGGTTTGCTGAGGTACTGGCGGGAAATGGCATAAAAGTTAGCTTCATCAATAAATATGTACCAACCCCAATTGTGATGTTTCAGTGCAAAGAAATGGGGGCGACATACTCGGCATGTATCACGGCTTCACACAACCCAGCAGACTATAACGGAATAAAAGTGTTCATTGAAGGTGGCCGAGATGCTGATGAAATCATCACCGAAAAAATTGAACAGCAAGTCGCTAAAATCACGCTACAAACCGTTAAATCAGTTGAATTTGAATCGGCTCAGCGCGACGGATTAATTGATGTAATCAACCCCATGAACGACTTTGTTGATTCCATCATTAACTTTATTGATATTGAATCAATTAAAAAAGCCAACCTTAGGGTGTTAATCGATCCTATGTTTGGTGTTGCTAAAAATGCCCTTCAAACCGTATTAATTTCAGGTCGTTGCGATGTTGATGTGATCAACGATGGACAAAACCCCTCTTTTGGCGGGCTTATGCCATCACCAAATGCCGCAACCTTATACCGCCTCAAGCACATTGTGGCTCACGAAGGCTATGACATTGGTATCGGCACCGACGGTGATGCCGATAGGTTAGGTATTATTGATGAGAAAGGAAACTTCATCCACCCTAACGAAGTACTGCTATTACTTTACTACTACTTACTAGAGTACAAAGGCTGGAAAGGTTCAGTTGTACGTAATATCGCAACCACACATCTTCTTGATAAAGTTGCTCATGCACATAATGAGAAATGCTTTGAAGTGCCAGTCGGCTTTAAACACATCAGCTCACAGATGGAAGCCGATGATTCATTACTGGGTGGAGAAAGCTCTGGCGGCCTAACGATTCGAGGCCACATTAAAGGAAAAGATGGGGTGTTTGCTTCTAGCTTACTGGTTGAAATGATCAGTGTTACAGGGAAAAAACTCTCTGAGATGCTCGATGAAATCTACGCTAAATATGGTTATGCCTATACAGCTGAAGGAGATTGTACTTTCAAAGCCTCAGAAAGAGAGAACCTTTACAATAAGATTTACATTGAGAAGCAACTCCCTGAATTTGAAGATGAAATAGAGAAAGTCAGCTACGCTGATGGCGCTAAAGTTTACTTTAAAAATGGAGGTTGGGCACTTGCTCGTTTTTCGGGTACAGAGCCGTTGCTTCGTATTTTTGTCGAAATGGAAAACAAAGAAAGAGCAGAAGCTACAGTAGAAAAAATGCGTAAATTTTTACTAGTGTAGTTCCCCCAAATAGTACGATATAGGCCAGTTATATCGTGCTATTACAACCTAGCTATAGGTTAATGTTGAGTCCTTCGGTAACACGCATCTCGCTGTTACTTTATCGCATCCTACTGGATTCAGGCTTTCGCGAACAGGGTGGCAATTATGCCGCCCTTTTCTTTCATCAAAAAATTCGGCATCTGTTTTTATTTATAAAAAATAAAAGGCTCAGTAATTGTGAGCTAATTACCGAGCCTTTAACTATAAATATTCTTTTATTTATACTTGCTGCTTTTTCTTTTTATACAATCCATATGCAATAACAGCAGGACCAACAACCAGCATTCCCATTCCGACACACGCCAGAGCGGTCATCACTAACATTTCAAACTCAGACATATTTACCTCGTTGACTTTACTTTCGTTGATTTATGTTCTTTTTTTAAGCGTATTTAACGCTTTTATTTAAACAATACGATAACAAAATAAACATCAAAAACAAATAGTTAACAATTAACAGGCAGGTCAATATTATTAACAGGTGAAGTATTTTTATGTCGATATTCGCATTTCTATTAATGATCATTTGGGTAAATATTAATAACCTTAACGTGTTCCACTTTATATGGCAGACATAAAAAAGCCCAAGTCGTACTTTTCTATTTGATAACAAAAGGGGGCTTAGCATAAGAAGCGGAGCGGACGGAGCTCCCCACACCGAAAATCAGCGCGCCCCCGGCGTGATAGGCCGCCGCCTTCAAGGTAAATAGGCTAACCAACTGAACTACCGCTTCCGCTCCATGATTAGCCAAAAGACAAATGCAAAAAAGCCCAAGTCGTGAGACTTGGGCTTAGTATAAGTGGCGGAGCGGACGGGACTTCCCACACCGAAAATCAGCGCGCCCCCCGGCGTGACAGGCCGCCGCCTTCAGGGTAAATAGGCTAACCAACTGAACTACCGCTTCCGCTCCATGATTAGCCAAAAGACAAATGCAAAAAAGCCCAAGTCGTGAGACTTGGGCTTAATATAAGTGGCGGAGCGGACGGGACTTCCCACACCGAAAATCAGCGCGCCCCCCGGCGTGACAGGCCGCCGCCTTCAGGGTAAATAGGCTAACCAACTGAACTACCGCTTCCGCTCCATGATTAGCCAAAAGACAAATGCAAAAAAGCCCAAGTCGTGAGACTTGGGCTTAATATAAGTGGCGGAGCGGACGGGACTCGAACCCGCGACCCCCGGCGTGACAGGCCGGTATTCTAACCAACTGAACTACCGCTCCACACGGTGATAAACAGTTGCCTGTCTATCCGATAAATGTCGTTCAATACATTTATCTAAATTTGAAGCCTGGCGATGACCTACTCTCACATGGGGAGACCCCACACTACCATCGGCGCTATTACGTTTCACTACTGAGTTCGGCATGGGATCAGGTGGGTCCATAATGCTATGGTCGCCAAGCAAATTCGGTTTATCTTACGCCGTAGCGGAAGATACAATCTGGGAAAATCTAACTAGTTACAATTCGTTCTTAACACGCATTCAAGCGTTATGGAGTCCGTAAAACCCCTTGGGTGTTGTATGGTTAAGCCTCACGGGCAATTAGTACAGGTTAGCTCAATGCCTCGCAGCACTTACACACCCTGCCTATCAACGTCGTAGTCTTCGACAACCCTTTAGAGACCTTAAAGGTCTAGAGATGACTCATCTTGAGGCTCGCTTCGCGCTTAGATGCTTTCAGCGCTTATCGATTCCGAACGTAGCTACCGGGCAATGCTATTGGCATAACAACCCGAACACCAGCGGTTCGTCCACTCCGGTCCTCTCGTACTAGGAGCAGCCCCTCTCAATCATCTAACGCCCACGGCAGATAGGGACCGAACTGTCTCACGACGTTCTAAACCCAGCTCGCGTACCACTTTAAATGGCGAACAGCCATACCCTTGGGACCGACTTCAGCCCCAGGATGTGATGAGCCGACATCGAGGTGCCAAACACCGCCGTCGATATGAACTCTTGGGCGGTATCAGCCTGTTATCCCCGGAGTACCTTTTATCCGTTGAGCGATGGCCCTTCCATTCAGAACCACCGGATCACTATGACCTGCTTTCGCACCTGCTCGAATTGTCATTCTCGCAGTCAAGCGGGCTTATGCCATTGCACTAACCTCACGATGTCCGACCGTGATTAGCCCACCTTCGTGCTCCTCCGTTACTCTTTGGGAGGAGACCGCCCCAGTCAAACTACCCACCAGGCACTGTCCGCACCCCCGATTAGGGGGCGACGTTAGAACATCAAGCATACAAGGGTGGTATTTCAAGATTGCCTCCACATCATCTAGCGACAATGCTTCAAAGGCTCCCACCTATCCTACACATGTAGGGTCAATGTTCAGTGCCAAGCTGTAGTAAAGGTTCACGGGGTCTTTCCGTCTAGCCGCGGGTACACAGCATCTTCACTGCGATTTCAATTTCACTGAGTCTCGGGTGGAGACAGCGTGGCCATCATTACGCCATTCGTGCAGGTCGGAACTTACCCGACAAGGAATTTCGCTACCTTAGGACCGTTATAGTTACGGCCGCCGTTTACCGGGGCTTCGATCAAGAGCTTCGACCGAAGTCTAACCCCATCAATTAACCTTCCGGCACCGGGCAGGCGTCACACCGTATACGTCATCTTTCGATTTTGCACAGTGCTGTGTTTTTAATAAACAGTTGCAGCCACCTGGTATCTGCGACTCCCAGCAGCTTAGAGAGCAAGTCTCATCACCGCGAGGAGCGTACCTTCTCCCGAAGTTACGGTACCATTTTGCCTAGTTCCTTCACCCGAGTTCTCTCAAGCGCCTTGGTATTCTCTACCTGATCACCTGTGTCGGTTTGGGGTACGATTGCTTATAACCTATCGCTTAGAGGCTTTTCCCGGAAGCATGGCATCAATGACTTCATCACCGTAGTGACTCGACATCGGGTCTCAGCCTTAAGATAGTCCGGATTTGCCTAAACTATCAGCCTACACCCTTGAACTTGGACGACCGTCGCCAAGCCCACCTAGCCTTCTCCGTCCCCCCATCGCAGTTATAAGCAGTACGGGAATATTAACCCGTTTCCCATCGACTACGCCTTTCGGCCTCGCCTTAGGGGTCGACTTACCCTGCCCCGATTAACGTTGGACAGGAACCCTTGATCTTCCGGCGAGGGAGTTTTTCACTCCCTTTATCGTTACTCATGTCAGCATTCGCACTTCTGATACCTCCAGCAACCCTTACAGATCACCTTCAACGGCTTACAGAACGCTCCCCTACCCAATATGAACAAGTCATATTGCCGCAGCTTCGGTGTATAGCTTAGCCCCGTTAAATCTTCCGCGCAGGCCGACTCGACCAGTGAGCTATTACGCTTTCTTTAAATGATGGCTGCTTCTAAGCCAACATCCTGGCTGTCTGAGCCTTCCCACATCGTTTCCCACTTAGCTATAACTTTGGGACCTTAGCTGGCGGTCTGGGTTGTTTCCCTCTCCACGACGGACGTTAGCACCCGCCGTGTGTCTCCCGGATAGTACTTACTGGTATTCGGAGTTTGCAAAGGGTTGGTAAGTCGGGATGACCCCCTAGCCTTAACAGTGCTCTACCCCCAGTAGTATTCGTCCGAGGCGCTACCTAAATAGCTTTCGGGGAGAACCAGCTATCTCCAGGTTTGATTGGCCTTTCACCCCTAGCCACAAGTCATCCGCTAATTTTTCAACATTAGTCGGTTCGGTCCTCCAGTAAGTGTTACCTCACCTTCAACCTGCCCATGGCTAGATCACCTGGTTTCGGGTCTAATCCTAGCAACTATGACGCCCAGTTAAGACTCGGTTTCCCTACGGCTCCCCTAAACGGTTAACCTTGCTACTAAAATTAAGTCGCTGACCCATTATACAAAAGGTACGCAGTCACCCAACAAGTGGGCTCCTACTGCTTGTACGTACACGGTTTCAGGTTCTATTTCACTCCCCTCACAGGGGTTCTTTTCGCCTTTCCCTCACGGTACTGGTTCACTATCGGTCAGTCAGGAGTATTTAGCCTTGGAGGATGGTCCCCCCATGTTCAAACAGGATATCACGTGTCCCGTCCTACTCGTTTTCACTAATAATGCGTTGTCGGTTACGGGGCTATCACCCTGTATCGCTGTGCTTTCCAGCACATTCACCTAACGCAAGACTGGCTTAAGGGCTAATCCGATTTCGCTCGCCGCTACTCTCGGAATCTCGGTTGATTTCTCTTCCTTCGGGTACTTAGATGTTTCAGTTCCCCGAGTTCGCCTCGTTACGCTATGTATTCACGTAACGATACGTGCTTATGCACGTGGGTTTCCCCATTCGGAAATCCCAGTCTCAAGTGATTTTTACTATCTAAACTGGGCTTATCGCAAGTTAATACGTCCTTCATCGCCTCTGACTGCCAAGGCATCCACCGTGTACGCTTAGTCACTTAACCATACAACCCCAAGAGGTCTGTATGTTCAAACAACCAAGGTTTATCGTCACTCATTTCCGATCAAGAAAAATGAGGACATTGGTTTTTCGCCGGACTCTACACAAGACACTTGAATGTGTGTTGTTTTGAGAACTCGTTTTTATCATTAAAGATAAAAACTATTGTAATTGAATCTAACGATTCAATTTACTAGTCAGCTTTCCAGATTGTTAAAGAACAGGTGTTTTGATCATCAGAGATGAAAAATCCACTTTCTAATCACACTCTATCGAATGTCTTTAGAAAGTGGTGGAGCTATGCGGGATCGAACCGCAGACCTCCTGCGTGCAAGGCAGGCGCTCTCCCAGCTGAGCTATAGCCCCATAAAGTTTTACTTCTTAGGAGAAGTTCTCTTAAAGAGAAGATGGTGGGCGATACCGGGCTCGAACCAGTGACCCCCTCCTTGTAAGGGAGGTGCTCTCCCAACTGAGCTAATCGCCCTCCGATATTTTACATCCTCAAAGGAGAAGATGGTGGGTCGTGCAGGATTCGAACCTGCGACCAATTGATTAAAAGTCAACTGCTCTACCAACTGAGCTAACGACCCATACTTCTAAAAGAAGTGGCGTCCCGTAGGGGAGTCGAACCCCTGTTACCGCCGTGAAAGGGCGGTGTCCTAGGCCTCTAGACGAACGGGACTAAGTATTTCTCCATGTTATTGGGTAACATGGCTGTTCTTTTACATTTTAACCAAGCAATCTGTGTGGACACTGCATCAAACAAGCAGTCTATCGTTTAAGGAGGTGATCCAGCCCCAGGTTCCCCTAGGGCTACCTTGTTACGACTTCACCCCAGTCATGAACCACACCGTGGTAAACGCCCTCCCGAAGGTTAAGCTATCTACTTCTGGTGCAGCCCACTCCCATGGTGTGACGGGCGGTGTGTACAAGGCCCGGGAACGTATTCACCGTGGCATTCTGATCCACGATTACTAGCGATTCCGACTTCATGGAGTCGAGTTGCAGACTCCAATCCGGACTACGACGTACTTTCTGGGATTCGCTCACCATCGCTGGTTGGCAGCCCTCTGTATACGCCATTGTAGCACGTGTGTAGCCCTACTCGTAAGGGCCATGATGACTTGACGTCGTCCCCACCTTCCTCCGGTTTATCACCGGCAGTCTCCCTGGAGTTCCCACCATTATGTGCTGGCAAACAAGGATAAGGGTTGCGCTCGTTGCGGGACTTAACCCAACATTTCACAACACGAGCTGACGACAGCCATGCAGCACCTGTCTCAGAGTTCCCGAAGGCACTAAGCTATCTCTAGCGAATTCTCTGGATGTCAAGAGTAGGTAAGGTTCTTCGCGTTGCATCGAATTAAACCACATGCTCCACCGCTTGTGCGGGCCCCCGTCAATTCATTTGAGTTTTAATCTTGCGACCGTACTCCCCAGGCGGTCTACTTAACGCGTTAGCTCCGAAAGCCAGGACTCAAGGTCCCAACCTCCAAGTAGACATCGTTTACGGCGTGGACTACCAGGGTATCTAATCCTGTTTGCTCCCCACGCTTTCGCATCTGAGCGTCAGTCTTTGTCCAGGGGGCCGCCTTCGCCACCGGTATTCCTTCAGATCTCTACGCATTTCACCGCTACACCTGAAATTCTACCCCCCTCTACAAGACTCTAGTCTGCCAGTTCAAAATGCTGTTCCGAGGTTGAGCCCCGGGCTTTCACATCTTGCTTAACAGACCGCCTGCATGCGCTTTACGCCCAGTAATTCCGATTAACGCTCGCACCCTCCGTATTACCGCGGCTGCTGGCACGGAGTTAGCCGGTGCTTCTTCTGTTGCTAACGTCAAACGGCAACGCTATTAACGTTACCGCCTTCCTCACAACTGAAAGTACTTTACAACCCGAAGGCCTTCTTCATACACGCGGCATGGCTGCATCAGGGTTTCCCCCATTGTGCAATATTCCCCACTGCTGCCTCCCGTAGGAGTCTGGACCGTGTCTCAGTTCCAGTGTGGCTGATCATCCTCTCAAACCAGCTAGGGATCGTCGCCTTGGTGAGCCATTACCCCACCAACTAGCTAATCCCACCTGGGCTAATCTTGACGCGAGAGGTCCGAAGATCCCCCTCTTTGGCCCGTAGGCATTATGCGGTATTAGCTATCGTT containing:
- a CDS encoding GH36-type glycosyl hydrolase domain-containing protein; this encodes MKYGYFDNDNREYVITRPDVPAPWTNYLGTEKFCTVISHNAGGYSFYNSPEYNRVTKFRPNGTFDRPGHYVYLRDDETGDYWSISWQPVAKSLEEASYEVRHGLSYSTFKCDYNGIKAQKTLFVPKGEDAEIWDVVLKNDSDKPRTISAFSFVEFSFSHIESDNQNHQMSLYSAGTAYQQGVIEYDLYYNTNDFEGFYYLASTFDPDSYDGQRDSFLGLYRDESNPIAVEQGQCSNSAQTCYNHCGSLHKQFVIQPGEEVRFVYILGLGKGNGARLREKYQDLANVDTAFAEIKAHWDERCAKFQVKSPNEGLDTMLNTWTLYQAETCVVWSRFASFIEVGGRTGLGYRDTAQDAMAVPHSNPQMTKKRLVDLLRGQVKAGYGLHLFDPDWFDPEKADVEPSKSPTVVPTPSDEDKIHGIDDTCSDDHLWLVPTICKYVMETGETEFFDQVIPYADGGEATVYEHMKAALDFTAEHVGRTGIAKGLRADWNDCLNLGGGESSMVAFLHYWAITEFVELAKFLGKDDDIARYQDMAGGVKHACESHLWDEDGGWYIRGITKNGDKVGTNEQTEGKVHLESNTWAVVSGAVTQERGEKAMNAVDEYLYSDYGLHLNAPSFATPNDDIGFVTRVYQGVKENGAIFSHPNPWAWVAEAKLGRGDQAMKFYDALNPYNQNDMIETRITEPYSYVQFIMGRDHQDHGRANHPWLTGTSGWAYIAATNYILGVRLSFDGLIVDPCIPTAWPGFEVTRQWRGATFNITVENPTNVSKGVASMTLNGEAITGAIPAQAEGSVNTVTVVLG
- a CDS encoding phosphoglucomutase/phosphomannomutase family protein, which produces MIKFGTGGWRALIGEEFTRDNVRLVAQALANIMMTEQVQENGFVIGYDRRFLSDKAAAWFAEVLAGNGIKVSFINKYVPTPIVMFQCKEMGATYSACITASHNPADYNGIKVFIEGGRDADEIITEKIEQQVAKITLQTVKSVEFESAQRDGLIDVINPMNDFVDSIINFIDIESIKKANLRVLIDPMFGVAKNALQTVLISGRCDVDVINDGQNPSFGGLMPSPNAATLYRLKHIVAHEGYDIGIGTDGDADRLGIIDEKGNFIHPNEVLLLLYYYLLEYKGWKGSVVRNIATTHLLDKVAHAHNEKCFEVPVGFKHISSQMEADDSLLGGESSGGLTIRGHIKGKDGVFASSLLVEMISVTGKKLSEMLDEIYAKYGYAYTAEGDCTFKASERENLYNKIYIEKQLPEFEDEIEKVSYADGAKVYFKNGGWALARFSGTEPLLRIFVEMENKERAEATVEKMRKFLLV
- a CDS encoding beta-N-acetylhexosaminidase encodes the protein MSFRLDMTVIEKNTAAIRFAITLHNLTDKALEHWVLHFANSRKLNAASFTGGQLEQQGSYCVFTPNNAPVLAPNSSFYTEFEINTTAFSFHDDGINDAFLSSTIEQTQLVPIPVEVTTVDLGASPVERYTTPLQPAKDINIIPVPALLTPLSGQFTLSAATIIAQADPLAESAIRWLQSELELHFSLQLTLQRNGHVHYQLSEKIERDGYHILIEEDHIWVQASTAAGFTHATASLLQLIPLDADSQNSYTIPMVEITDQPHHNYRGMMLDCARHFHPMVRLKSFINQLARYKFNVFHWHLTDDEGWRIEIDAYPELTSIGAWRGPNEVLEPQYTHLTQRYGGYYSKVEIRELIQYASDRGITIIPEIDIPGHCRAAIKSLPHLLLDPQDQSQYSGAQNYTDNILSAALPGTYQFIATVLGEVAELFPAPYVHIGGDEVPAGAWEKSDACQTFMAEHNYQQTMELQSHILRFADEILRTKGKRMMGWEEVTKGGEIDNNTVIYSWLSEDAGLASAKKDFDVIMQPAQFTYLDLVQGYSPDEMGVDWAGKLPLDKVYSYHPLANLATNDPIHHKIMGIQGALWCERIDTQQRFDHMIYPRLLALAEVCWSQPNLRHWDDFTARLNGQLQYLNKAGIQYRHCE